One genomic window of Streptomyces sp. WP-1 includes the following:
- the alc gene encoding allantoicase, with translation MTATSGFTGDAHPYGGGDPYADYRTADFPFTQYANLADRRLGAGVVAANDEFFAQRENLLVPERAEFDPEHFGHKGKIMDGWETRRRRGASTEDPWPTAEDHDWALIRLGAPGVIRGIVVDTAHFRGNYPQAVSVEAASVPGSPSPAQLLGDDVKWTTLLARTPVGGHAANGFAVSVEQRFTHLRVSQHPDGGIARLRVYGEVVPDPAWLAVLGTFDVVALENGGSVEDASDRFYSPATNTIQPGRSRKMDDGWETRRRRDRGHDWIRYRLGTQSRIGAVEIDTAYLKGNSAGWASVSVRDGEDGEWREILPRTRLQPDTNHRFVLPEAAVGTHARIDIYPDGGISRLRLYGSPTEAGTARLAARHQELGG, from the coding sequence GTGACGGCGACATCAGGTTTTACCGGCGACGCGCACCCCTACGGAGGCGGTGACCCGTACGCGGACTACCGCACCGCCGACTTCCCCTTCACCCAGTACGCCAACCTCGCCGACCGCCGCCTCGGCGCCGGTGTCGTCGCCGCCAACGACGAGTTCTTCGCCCAGCGGGAGAACCTGCTGGTGCCCGAGCGCGCCGAGTTCGACCCCGAGCACTTCGGGCACAAGGGCAAGATCATGGACGGCTGGGAGACCCGCCGCCGGCGCGGCGCCAGCACCGAGGACCCCTGGCCCACCGCCGAGGACCACGACTGGGCCCTGATCCGCCTCGGCGCCCCCGGGGTGATCCGCGGCATCGTGGTGGACACCGCCCACTTCCGCGGCAACTACCCGCAGGCCGTCTCCGTCGAGGCCGCCTCGGTCCCCGGCTCGCCCTCGCCCGCGCAGCTGCTCGGCGACGACGTGAAGTGGACGACCCTCCTCGCGCGCACCCCCGTCGGCGGCCATGCCGCGAACGGCTTCGCCGTCTCCGTGGAGCAGCGCTTCACCCACCTGCGCGTCAGCCAGCACCCCGACGGCGGCATCGCCCGGCTGCGCGTGTACGGCGAAGTCGTCCCGGATCCCGCGTGGTTGGCGGTGCTCGGCACCTTCGACGTGGTCGCCCTGGAGAACGGCGGCAGCGTCGAGGACGCCTCCGACCGCTTCTACTCCCCGGCCACCAACACCATCCAGCCCGGCCGCTCCCGCAAGATGGACGACGGCTGGGAGACCCGGCGCCGCCGCGACCGGGGCCACGACTGGATCCGCTACCGGCTCGGCACCCAGTCCCGCATCGGCGCCGTCGAGATCGACACCGCGTACCTCAAGGGCAACAGCGCGGGCTGGGCATCGGTCTCGGTGCGCGACGGCGAGGACGGCGAGTGGCGCGAGATCCTGCCCCGCACCCGCCTCCAGCCCGACACCAACCACCGGTTCGTGCTGCCGGAAGCGGCCGTCGGCACCCACGCGCGCATCGACATCTACCCCGACGGCGGCATCTCCCGGCTGCGCCTGTACGGCTCCCCGACCGAGGCCGGGACGGCCCGACTGGCCGCGCGGCACCAGGAACTGGGCGGCTGA
- a CDS encoding TetR/AcrR family transcriptional regulator, with translation MARSEATPSPRRQELLEAAYAHALRSGLAGLSLRPLAEEIKSSPRVLLYLFGSKDGLVRALLARARADELAALRRLAAARDPAAGLGPVARELWRWLSEDAHRGLLTLWVESYARSLVEPDGPWAGFASDTVGDWLALLATSQGPGVRDTEAGLAQRTFVLAALRGALLDLLATGDLERTSAAVRDLLAAVE, from the coding sequence GTGGCCCGATCCGAAGCAACCCCTTCTCCGCGCCGGCAGGAACTGCTGGAGGCGGCGTACGCCCACGCGCTGCGCAGCGGCCTGGCCGGTCTGTCCCTGCGCCCGCTCGCCGAGGAGATCAAGTCCTCCCCGCGGGTGCTGCTGTACCTGTTCGGCAGCAAGGACGGCCTGGTCCGGGCCCTGCTGGCGCGGGCCAGGGCCGATGAGCTGGCCGCCCTGCGACGGCTCGCGGCCGCGCGCGATCCGGCGGCGGGGCTGGGGCCGGTCGCCCGCGAGCTGTGGCGCTGGCTGTCCGAGGACGCCCACCGCGGTCTGCTGACGCTCTGGGTCGAGAGCTACGCCCGCTCCCTCGTGGAGCCCGACGGCCCCTGGGCCGGATTCGCGAGCGACACGGTCGGGGACTGGCTCGCCCTGCTCGCCACCAGCCAGGGGCCCGGGGTGCGCGACACCGAAGCGGGCCTGGCCCAGCGCACGTTCGTGCTCGCCGCCCTCAGGGGAGCCCTGCTGGACCTCCTCGCCACCGG
- a CDS encoding GNAT family N-acetyltransferase, producing the protein MATEHEVVVRPLGRPGDLGWVVMAHGELYDREFGWDADFEALVARIVADHTRAAGPGPRAAWIAEVDGARAGCVFCAPGDDEGTAKLRLLLVDPAARGLGLGTRLVEECLRFAREAGCGAITLWTNDVLKTARRIYEAHGFEPVAAEAHHSFGHDLVGQTWRRAL; encoded by the coding sequence ATGGCGACGGAACACGAGGTGGTCGTCCGTCCGCTCGGCCGGCCCGGGGACCTGGGCTGGGTGGTGATGGCGCACGGTGAGCTGTACGACCGGGAGTTCGGCTGGGACGCGGACTTCGAGGCGCTGGTCGCCCGGATCGTCGCCGACCACACCCGCGCGGCGGGCCCGGGACCGCGGGCGGCGTGGATCGCCGAGGTCGACGGGGCGCGGGCCGGCTGCGTCTTCTGCGCGCCCGGGGACGACGAGGGCACCGCGAAGCTGCGCCTGCTGCTGGTGGACCCCGCCGCGCGCGGGCTCGGTCTCGGCACCCGTCTGGTCGAGGAATGCCTGCGCTTCGCGCGCGAGGCCGGGTGCGGGGCGATCACGCTGTGGACCAATGACGTACTGAAGACGGCCCGCCGCATCTACGAGGCGCACGGCTTCGAGCCGGTCGCGGCGGAGGCCCACCACAGCTTCGGCCACGACCTGGTCGGCCAGACGTGGCGGCGCGCTCTGTGA
- a CDS encoding AIM24 family protein yields MTLQQEIVGNAMQMAVVNLNPGQTVYCEAGKFLFKTTNVTMETRLSGPSGSGGQQGGSGGMGGLLRQAMGTAMQVGQRMLAGESLAFQYFTAQGGQGTVGFAGVLPGEMRALELDGHRAWFAEKDAFVAAESSVEFGIAFAGGRTGMSGGEGFILEKFTGHGTVIIAGAGNFIDLDPADFGGRIEVDTGCVVAFEEGIQYGVQRVGGLNRQGVMNAVFGGEGLSLATLEGNGRVILQSLTIESLANALKKAQGGDKQGPTGGLFSTHAG; encoded by the coding sequence GTGACCCTTCAGCAAGAGATCGTCGGCAACGCCATGCAGATGGCGGTCGTCAACCTGAACCCCGGCCAGACCGTGTACTGCGAGGCCGGGAAGTTCCTGTTCAAGACCACGAACGTGACCATGGAGACCCGGCTGTCCGGCCCCTCCGGGAGCGGCGGGCAGCAGGGCGGCAGCGGCGGCATGGGCGGCCTGCTGCGCCAGGCCATGGGCACCGCCATGCAGGTGGGCCAGCGGATGCTCGCGGGCGAGTCGCTGGCCTTCCAGTACTTCACCGCGCAGGGCGGCCAGGGCACGGTCGGCTTCGCGGGCGTGCTCCCCGGCGAGATGCGCGCGCTGGAACTCGACGGGCACCGCGCCTGGTTCGCCGAGAAGGACGCGTTCGTGGCCGCCGAGTCCTCGGTGGAGTTCGGCATCGCCTTCGCGGGCGGCCGCACCGGCATGAGCGGCGGCGAGGGCTTCATCCTGGAGAAGTTCACCGGGCACGGCACCGTGATCATCGCGGGCGCGGGCAACTTCATCGACCTCGATCCGGCGGACTTCGGCGGCCGCATCGAGGTGGACACCGGCTGCGTGGTCGCCTTCGAGGAGGGCATCCAGTACGGCGTCCAGCGCGTGGGCGGCCTCAACCGTCAGGGCGTCATGAACGCCGTCTTCGGCGGCGAGGGCCTCTCCCTGGCCACCCTGGAGGGCAACGGCCGCGTCATCCTCCAGTCCCTGACCATCGAGAGCCTGGCCAACGCCCTGAAGAAGGCCCAGGGCGGCGACAAGCAGGGCCCGACGGGCGGCCTGTTCTCCACGCACGCGGGGTGA
- a CDS encoding globin domain-containing protein: MNTTRSDGHDEYHALLARRDAMRLRQQLLSPSARPDAGTGTRRAGARAAHGQPYDGAADQRIITRQLPLVTPFAKLIGHLYDAMFERHPYLRSLFPDSMEFQRVHLERAFWYLIEHLDRPQEVADFCARLGRDHRKLGVQPVHFEVFEQALAEALRRSAGARWSEEMEQAWLRMVRLAVTAMVDGAAGALAEPPYWNGTVTAHELRGPDLAVLRVRPAEPFPYEAGQYTRIQTPLLPLTWRPYSIACAPRPDGELEFHVRRTAPGGVSDALVTGTRAGDQLRLGPAQGSMVLDGDPARDVLIVAGGTGWATARALLEELSQSPLHRGTHLFVGARTLDELYDTAALARLEKSCSWLRVVPVIGEESGAAESGSVADAVARRGDWSGHTAYVSGPPMMVTATVYGLTALALPPDRIHHDPVDGTLPPAARPSRAGAPAAITGR; this comes from the coding sequence GTGAACACCACCAGAAGCGACGGCCACGACGAGTACCACGCCCTCCTCGCCCGGCGGGACGCGATGCGCCTGCGCCAGCAGCTCCTGTCCCCGTCCGCCCGTCCGGACGCGGGCACGGGAACCCGGCGGGCCGGTGCGCGAGCCGCTCACGGGCAGCCGTACGACGGCGCCGCCGACCAGCGGATCATCACCCGCCAGCTGCCGCTGGTCACCCCCTTCGCCAAGCTCATCGGGCATCTCTACGACGCGATGTTCGAGCGCCACCCCTATCTGCGCTCGCTCTTCCCCGACTCCATGGAGTTCCAGCGGGTCCATCTGGAACGGGCCTTCTGGTACCTGATCGAACACCTCGACCGGCCGCAGGAGGTGGCCGACTTCTGCGCCCGGCTCGGCCGCGACCACCGCAAACTCGGCGTCCAGCCCGTGCACTTCGAGGTGTTCGAACAGGCGCTCGCCGAGGCCCTGCGGCGCAGCGCGGGCGCGCGCTGGAGCGAGGAGATGGAACAGGCGTGGCTGCGCATGGTGCGCTTAGCCGTCACGGCCATGGTGGACGGCGCGGCGGGCGCGCTGGCCGAACCGCCGTACTGGAACGGCACGGTCACCGCCCACGAGCTGCGCGGCCCCGACCTCGCGGTGCTCCGGGTACGCCCCGCGGAACCGTTCCCCTACGAGGCCGGCCAGTACACCCGGATCCAGACCCCGCTGCTGCCGCTGACCTGGCGGCCGTACTCGATCGCCTGCGCGCCCCGCCCGGACGGCGAACTGGAGTTCCACGTCCGCCGCACCGCCCCCGGCGGCGTCAGCGACGCGCTGGTCACCGGCACCCGCGCCGGCGACCAGCTCCGCCTCGGCCCCGCCCAGGGCTCCATGGTCCTGGACGGCGACCCGGCGCGGGACGTCCTGATCGTGGCCGGCGGCACCGGCTGGGCCACCGCCCGCGCCCTGCTCGAAGAGCTGTCCCAAAGCCCCCTGCACCGCGGCACCCACCTGTTCGTCGGCGCCCGCACCCTGGACGAGCTGTACGACACCGCCGCCCTCGCCCGCCTGGAGAAGAGCTGCTCCTGGCTGCGGGTCGTGCCGGTGATCGGCGAGGAGTCCGGCGCCGCCGAGAGCGGCTCGGTGGCCGACGCGGTGGCCCGGCGCGGCGACTGGTCCGGCCACACCGCCTACGTCAGCGGCCCGCCCATGATGGTCACCGCCACGGTGTACGGCCTGACCGCGCTGGCCCTGCCGCCCGACCGCATCCACCACGACCCGGTCGACGGCACCCTGCCCCCGGCCGCGCGACCGTCCCGGGCCGGGGCACCGGCGGCGATCACCGGAAGGTGA